Genomic window (Canis lupus dingo isolate Sandy chromosome 6, ASM325472v2, whole genome shotgun sequence):
GGCAAGAAACCAGGGAGGTGAACCCACTTGTCAGTTGCTTTGAAGGAGACGGTGGAACGTGAGATGTGTCTCTTTTTCTGAAAACTTCCTCATGTGTccctcctgggactccagctCCCCATCCCGCTGAAGGCCGGTTCCCACAGTTGGCCCTCAGTGTGGAGCACATGCACCCGCAGTCCCGAGGCATGGGGCTGAATGTGGGCCTTGCAAagttgagagagaagagagaaaggattgCCTCTGCAGGGAAATGAAGGGGCCCTGGGAGCTGAGCCTCCAGGCAGCcctgctcttcccttccccagCTATCCCCTATCCTTTCCAGCCTGGCTGGAGCTGCTGGTTCTGGGGCCCGAGGCAGAGACTGGGGGGCTCTCTGGCAGTTACCGCCACCGGGTAGGCCAGAGGTGGGGTGCTCCCAGCAATCCTGCCCACCTGaacagcttccttccttcctctcagcaCAGCTGGCTCCTCAGGATCTGGGTCTGAACGCTAGGATGGAGCTGGGGGCAGTGGCCAAAACCTTCGTGCTGGAGCTTCGGTGTCTTGAAGatgggggcccagggcctgacaccCTCTCAGGTGAGGGGCTCAGAGGGGTGTGGGCTCTGACCTAAAGCAGAAGATAGTCCTCAGGCTCCCAGAGGATCTTTTGACAGAGCCCCAGGCCTGCTGTGGCCAACGGGGTGGGGGTGTGCATTCTGCAGGATGGTGGGCAGCCTGCTGTCCACAAGGGTGCTCACCTGGTGGTTTCCGGGTGGGGAGGGCAACCTGCAGCCACTCACGTCACACCAGCCCACTTCAGTTCGCCTTAGGATTTTCTGAGGCAGCTCAATCAGGCCATGGTTTTGCTGGTGCAGACATTCTCAGCCCATGCCCTGAACCCCAGATATGTGCTGGCTGGGAGCTGCTGCTTTGTCCCCAGTAGTCAGGGAGCCTCCATTGTCCTCCTACCTGTCCCTGGCTCCAGACTCAAGTTCTCAGATTGAATTCAGGggctctctccccctgccccttgtACCTCAGGCATTGGCCCCTTGGCTTGGCTTCTCTTTGTCCTGTGGCCTTCTCTGACCTTGTCCACTTTTCCTGACCTCTGCTtttccatccttctctctccccttttgcCCAGAAGCATAGGTGGCCCTGTAGAACCTTCCAAGATGCCTTCTCCATCTGAGACCCACTCTGGGCCAACTTTCTATGATGGTCATGCTCCTGGGAGCCAATTTCCCTCCCTGTGCTTTGAGCACACCAAGTGGGGGCTAGCCCAGGGTTGAACAGCATGAAAAGAACCAAGGGAATTGGAAGGTTTGGTTAGGGATGTGTGGACTGAATGAAGGGTCTTCAGGCTCAAATATTTAACTGAGAAAAGTCTTGGAAGGGTATGCACTTCAGGTGACACTTAATATGTTTACTAAAACATCATCGTTAAAAATGCTGACATTGCTGCAAGAAGCCAGGACTAGCTACACGGCCAAGTGCTGTGCTAGAAATGTGAGGATTCACACAGAGGCACGATATGTCCCTGTTCCTCCCAGAGGTACTGGGAGGCTGGTGTGGCTCAGACCTGCTGTGGGGGAGACAGGTTTTCATGGCTGTCTTTGCTCACCAGCCACATACTCATTGCTGGTGAGTGTGTATGAAAAatacttgtccctctctctgtgtctctcatgaataaacaaaatcttaaaaaaataaaaaataaaaaagaatgttattagaaatagttttcttaaaaaaaaagaaatagttttcttttttctctttccttctttctttcttttctttctttttttagaaatagttttctaaaaggaaattatttacatggagatatcctttcattttttattaaatcaatatGCTCCTAGAAAAAGTGGCCAGAAAGCAAAATTTTCTAAATTGAACCTCTGCTTTCTGTTACAAAACTGAACATATGAGGCTATAGGAAGAGCAGGGTTGAAATCAGACTTGGGAATGGAACAAGCCTCTTGGGATTTTCTATGAACACGGCATGAATGCTCAAATTGAGAAATAACAGGTGGATATTGTGCAGACAGTGAAACGTGACAGTGGAGTAACACCTATGTTGCACAACACTGGGTTGCACTTATACCCCCTCAAATTTTCACGGTGGCCCTGAGAAGGGTCcatcttcttttgcttttccatctTCTCTGAGTCAGAAAACCTCCGGTTCCCAGAGGTTACCTACCTGGCTACTCACCCTACTGACATGAGGCTGTGGAGataatcctttccttttcttttttcttttttttttttttaatttttatttatttatgatagtcacacacagagagagagagaggcagagacacaggcagagggagaagcaggctccatgcaccgggagcccgacgtgggattcgatcccgggtctccaggattgcgccctgggccaaaggcaggcgctaaaccactgcgccacccagggatcccaatccttTCCATTCCAGACTAACAGTCTCAAACACGTCCAGTCTGTAGGCTGTTTTAAACGGAGTCAGTTGTGTCCTTGCTATTTCCAAACTGTTCATTACTTTGCAAACTAATTTCCTAACCTGTGGGCAGAGTGATTTGTCAAGCACCTGCCAGGTTCTAGAGGATATGCCAGGGCCCTACCTCCTTCACCACTGAAGCTGAAAGTGTGGATATCCTGAAGCTGTTACTGACAGGGAGGGCTCCGAGGCTGCAGGAGGTTGAGAGTTGTTAACTGGTAGAGTTGGGGCCCAATCTGAGAACTTTCCCCTGGAAGCCTTGTGCTCTCCCTGACACTTCGGTGACTTTTACAAACCACCTGTGGTAATACTTTCAGGCAGCTTTACagaaattctttattatttgaagAGAAGGAAAGTTTCACGTATTTAAGGCATGATCCTCACTGAGGTCTAAGTTCATCGTGCGCCTGTGGCTTGGCTGTGGGAATGGCTTGTTCACTGATTCCTACTAGATGGTGGTTAAGCATGAGAGGCTTCTCTGGGAATGGTGTTGGGGAGCCCCTGGAACCCAGGCTCTTGTCACTGCCAAGATctaagcatggagcctgtgtGGAGGAAAGCCCAGAGAAGAGGTTGGAGAGCCAGGGCCCAGAGTGACTTGACCCACAGTCCTTTGGGCACATTTCTAAGCCAACCCCACACCTCTGGGCATTTCAGTTTCTGCCACGCTGCCATGGCCTATCGATCCAGTGCTTTGGGGGCCTGGCTGAGAGCTCAGCAGTGTGTCCTAGAGTGGGCATCTGTGGGGCAGGGTAAGCCAAGGGGTAGAGGGGGGGTCAAGGGGGTCTGTAGATCTTTCTCTCCTGGCTTCCTACCATTTCCACTACAGGTGGCAGCGGTGGGAGTGAGAGTCAGGAGGAAGAAGAAGCTCAAGAGAAGAATAGCAGCCCACCACCGCCAACAAGCTCAGCTCCAATGGGGGCCAGGGAACTCACCGACAAAGCACAGCCCAGACAACAGGAGTTGCAACTACAACAGTCAGAACAGCAACCAGAGCAGCAGCCACAAAGCCAGCCATCAGAACAGCAGTTGGagttgcagcagcagcagcaagatgGGGAAGACCAGCTGCCTCAACAAAAGAAAGACCTGCAGGGAACACCCCAACCTGTGCCACCTGGACAGCAGAAACCCCAACTGCAGCTGATACAACAGCAGGAACAAGCACAGGAGCAGCACGTGTATGAGCAACAACTGTGGCAGCAACAAAAGGAACAGTTACAGCAGCAGGACCAGttacagcagcagcaggaggaggaacagttacagcagcagcagctcctgcaGCAGCAACAattacagcagcagcagcagcaggaggaggaggaacagttacagcagcagcagcagcagcagcagcacctgcagCAACAGCAGGAGGAAGAACAGTTACAGCAGCAACACCACCAGCAGCAGAAGGAGGAACAGTtacagctgcagcagcagcaggaggagaaacagttacagctgcagcagcagcaagaggaaaaacaGTTACAGCAACAGCAGCACATGCAACAGGACCAgttacagcagcagcagcaggaagaatTACAGCAGCAACAGTTACAGCAGCAGCACTTGCAGCATCAGCAGGAACTGTtacagcagcaccagcagcaacaGTTACAGATGCAGCAGATGCAGCAACAACAAGAACTGTTAGAGCAACAGCAGCATCAACAGTTACAGAtggagcagctgcagcagcaggaACGGCtacagcagcagctgcagcagcaacAGTTACAACAGCAGCTGTTGCAGCAGCAGCAGTTACAGCAGCATCAGCAGCTGTTGCATCAacagcagctgcagcagccagAACAGTTGCAACAacagcagctgcagcagccagAACAGTTGCaaccacagcagcagcagcagccctgtCCACtggagccagaggaggaggaagaagtggAGCTGGAGCTCATGCCAGTGGACCTGGGGTCGGAGCAGGAACTGGAGCAGCAGCGGCAGGAGTTGGAGCGGCAGCAGGAGCTAGAGAGACAGCAGGAACAGCGGCAGCTGCAGCTCAAACTGCAGGAGCAGCTGCAGCAGCTGGAGCAGcagctggagcagcagcagcagctggagcagcagcagctggaggagcagcaggaggtgCAGTTGGAGCTGACCCCAGTGGAGCTGGGAGCCCAGCAGCAGGAGGTGCAGCTGGAGCTGACCCCCGTGCAGCCGGAGCTGCAGCTGGAGCTGGTGCCCACCACGGGGGGCGGCGGGACTCCGGCCCCGGGGGCTCCAGCCGCGGTCGTGGTGGCCCCCCCGGGCTACGTGGTGCTGCAGGAGCTCATGGTGCTGCCTGCCGTGGCCGCGCCCGCGGTGGTGGCCATTCCCGGCCCCGCGGGCAGCGCGGCTCTGACTCCGGCcaggcagcggcggcggcggcgggcgcgggatCGGCCGACCATCTGCGGGGAGTGTGGCAAGGGCTTCAGCCGCAGCACGGACCTGGTGCGCCACCAGGCCACGCACACGGGCGAGCGGCCGCACCGCTGCGGCGAGTGCGGCAAGGGCTTCTCGCAGCACTCCAACCTGGTGACGCACCAGCGCATCCACACCGGTGAGAAGCCCTACGCCTGCTCCTACTGCGCCAAGCGCTTCAGCGAGAGCTCGGCGCTCGTGCAGCACCAGCGCACGCACACGGGCGAGCGGCCCTACGCCTGCGGCGACTGCGGCAAGCGCTTCAGCGTCTCGTCCAACCTTCTGCGCCACCGGCGCACACACTCGGGTGAGCGGCCCTACGTTTGCGAGGACTGCGGCGAGCGCTTCCGCCACAAGGTGCAGATCCGCCGCCACGAGCGCCAGCTGCACGGCGCCGGCCGCTCGCGGGGCCTGGGCCTGCTCCGTGGCACACGCGCAGCCACCGGCGGCCCAGCGCGCTCAGAGCAGGCAGCGGGGTCTGCGGACAAGGCACCGTGACAGGGACGGGCGGGGACGGgcggggacggggtggggggggcacgcTGGGGTCCGGGAGAGCGCAGGCTCCTGATCCATGGTGTGTGCGCGCCTCCTGGAAGCTGGCTGTGGCCGGGCTTCCGGCTCTCCCCCTGGTTAGCAGAGGGGAGGCCAAGTTCACTCATGGACCCTCGGGAAGCCTGCACCTCCATAAGAGGGAAGCCGCTGCGGCCAGGCAGCACAGATGTTGCACATCTGTACGAACAGCTCGCCGCACAAATTTCTTATTGGGTACCAATCCGTGAGGAGTCTGCAAAGCCCTTCCCCTGGAAAACTGGACTTCGTAGAAGTGAGAGCCACAGGAGAAAACTGCCGGTGATGCGTGTGACAGTTGGTGACATTAGACATGCATTGAACACTAACCAGGGAATCGAATACATGTGGTGAAACGCACAGGAATAGGATTTGATCCTGGTgaaaatttcttcaaagaaaaaaaatgggggaagaaaggaaatttatcTGCACTTTGTAGAAAACTGATCAAGGCATTGAATTGTCCTCAGTGGCATTTGCCTTGAAAGTACTTTCTAGAATGAAAATTCATCAGGGTGGATATAATCCTGATTAAAATGTGTTCCTAAGCACAGGGTCAGAGTGTCCACTGGGTCAGTGCACAAATGCCAGGAAGCCCCTCCCTGGGTGGGAGTTACACCTTCCCTCCAGGGGAACTAAGGGCTCCAATAAGCATGAAAGTCAGGCTCTAGCCGGCTTTGCTGCCAAGTTCCCGAGCCCACAGGGGCCTTTCAGTGTCCTCTTGACCAGGAGCCTGCCGCTGAAACAAAGGGCATTCTGAGAATGCTCCCTGAGGTCCAGTAGAGTGATCCCCTTGGGGACAGAGTTCTGAGGAAGCCCCGCCCTGACCTCCCTGAGATCCACCAGCTCTAAGCATCTCTTTTGCTTGCCCTGGGGACTAAGGCTGTGGGGTTGGAGCCTTGAGACCCAGGGGCAGGGTTCTCCTGGGCCAGGCTATGCAAGGTGCTGGCCCGAGCAGATCCTGCCTCATCACTGGGAGAGGGGGGTCAGAGGGATAAATTGGGGGACAGAAGTTGGAGGCAACAGAAATGCTTTTTACAACGTTTACAGAATTGTCTGGGGGGTCTGTGAGAGCTTCAGCAATGTTAATCCCTGTGGGAAGGCAGGATGGTGGAGGAGGCTGcccgcccctgctgcccccaagGGTTTCCTGCTCTCGGCTTCCCATGTGTGGCTGCTTAGATCCTGCACCCCTCATTgtccccctgcttctcctttaCTAACACAGCCTGCTACATCTTACAAATGTGTTGGTAAGtgagaaacaaaaattgaaaaataaatttaaatggaagaaatacATTGTCTTATCTCTGTGTTTTCACTCCCAGGTTTTGTGTCTTGCCATAAAATGGGATGAGGACCTGAGTGTAGATGCTCAAGAAGGCCAGTTTGGGCATCTCCTAAGGACAGCTTGAAATCATTTCAGAAGTGGCTGCATTTTCCCTTGCTCTGCCACCGTTTACAGTATTTGTGTACAATAGTGATTTCCTGGGTCCCTGCTGCCCCCCATAGGCCCTGATGGGCTAAAGCCATTTCCCTGAGTAACCCATTCACTGATGGGGTTGGGTAGCAGATCTTTCAACTGAGTCTATGACCCCTCAGGGGTGAAGGTCTGAGTCATCTTGTTAGACAGGCCTCTGAGACCAGCAGAGGTCCTAAGGCAAGGGGACCCAGGGATGATGGGGAAGATGAGGGGGCATGCGGGGTGTGAGTGGATCTGTGTGAGACAATGAGTGGCCTGGACAAGTGTTGATTCTCTGCCCACATCTTGGGTGGGTCCTTGTGCAGATACGTaggctctccccaccctgcctggCTTCCCCCAGCAGCATCTGCAGCTCTTCTATCTCACACACTCTCAGAGAAGGGAAAGTGGCCCCTAACCCAACTCTGAAGAGTTGCAAAAGCCCAGCTCCCTTTCTCACGCTGGGACAAGTCTGAGGCATCACTTCTGCTCCAGAGGAGCCCTGAGACAAGGTAGAAGGCTCTTGCCTCTGTAGGGCTTTGCCTGAGAGCCTCTTTATGCCCTCCCCTGTGCCATACTCCTGCTCCCACCAGCTTCCCCTGGCTCTTTCCTTGAGGGAACATTCTGCATTCTACTTCTGCGGAACCCAGGACAGGGACCCGCATCCAGGTGGAGAGGCTGAGCCTATTG
Coding sequences:
- the ZNF853 gene encoding zinc finger protein 853 isoform X1, with translation MLNQLAPQDLGLNARMELGAVAKTFVLELRCLEDGGPGPDTLSGGSGGSESQEEEEAQEKNSSPPPPTSSAPMGARELTDKAQPRQQELQLQQSEQQPEQQPQSQPSEQQLELQQQQQDGEDQLPQQKKDLQGTPQPVPPGQQKPQLQLIQQQEQAQEQHVYEQQLWQQQKEQLQQQDQLQQQQEEEQLQQQQLLQQQQLQQQQQQEEEEQLQQQQQQQQHLQQQQEEEQLQQQHHQQQKEEQLQLQQQQEEKQLQLQQQQEEKQLQQQQHMQQDQLQQQQQEELQQQQLQQQHLQHQQELLQQHQQQQLQMQQMQQQQELLEQQQHQQLQMEQLQQQERLQQQLQQQQLQQQLLQQQQLQQHQQLLHQQQLQQPEQLQQQQLQQPEQLQPQQQQQPCPLEPEEEEEVELELMPVDLGSEQELEQQRQELERQQELERQQEQRQLQLKLQEQLQQLEQQLEQQQQLEQQQLEEQQEVQLELTPVELGAQQQEVQLELTPVQPELQLELVPTTGGGGTPAPGAPAAVVVAPPGYVVLQELMVLPAVAAPAVVAIPGPAGSAALTPARQRRRRRARDRPTICGECGKGFSRSTDLVRHQATHTGERPHRCGECGKGFSQHSNLVTHQRIHTGEKPYACSYCAKRFSESSALVQHQRTHTGERPYACGDCGKRFSVSSNLLRHRRTHSGERPYVCEDCGERFRHKVQIRRHERQLHGAGRSRGLGLLRGTRAATGGPARSEQAAGSADKAP
- the ZNF853 gene encoding zinc finger protein 853 isoform X2; translated protein: MELGAVAKTFVLELRCLEDGGPGPDTLSGGSGGSESQEEEEAQEKNSSPPPPTSSAPMGARELTDKAQPRQQELQLQQSEQQPEQQPQSQPSEQQLELQQQQQDGEDQLPQQKKDLQGTPQPVPPGQQKPQLQLIQQQEQAQEQHVYEQQLWQQQKEQLQQQDQLQQQQEEEQLQQQQLLQQQQLQQQQQQEEEEQLQQQQQQQQHLQQQQEEEQLQQQHHQQQKEEQLQLQQQQEEKQLQLQQQQEEKQLQQQQHMQQDQLQQQQQEELQQQQLQQQHLQHQQELLQQHQQQQLQMQQMQQQQELLEQQQHQQLQMEQLQQQERLQQQLQQQQLQQQLLQQQQLQQHQQLLHQQQLQQPEQLQQQQLQQPEQLQPQQQQQPCPLEPEEEEEVELELMPVDLGSEQELEQQRQELERQQELERQQEQRQLQLKLQEQLQQLEQQLEQQQQLEQQQLEEQQEVQLELTPVELGAQQQEVQLELTPVQPELQLELVPTTGGGGTPAPGAPAAVVVAPPGYVVLQELMVLPAVAAPAVVAIPGPAGSAALTPARQRRRRRARDRPTICGECGKGFSRSTDLVRHQATHTGERPHRCGECGKGFSQHSNLVTHQRIHTGEKPYACSYCAKRFSESSALVQHQRTHTGERPYACGDCGKRFSVSSNLLRHRRTHSGERPYVCEDCGERFRHKVQIRRHERQLHGAGRSRGLGLLRGTRAATGGPARSEQAAGSADKAP